One region of Mycoplasma zalophi genomic DNA includes:
- a CDS encoding PhnD/SsuA/transferrin family substrate-binding protein gives MKKNKKLLFSVATLGLVAALASIPVVAASCAKNETKSLLVKANGYSDQMTKLDLGTATLAGGWGDTRSLIKNGDNLVVVGATEVIANDGVQVRPDLKRGDVEAIQAILKDAIKDRNAEQLQIKGTNGKNKFVFAVYNHNDYSTIAEDAKIAVDTEGTKVNAYQTPLVDGSDYFEKTDNGYVQKANSETFKMQFIPSNDPAEVRIASQALENYLKAKGYNVQITTATEYNTAANALRSKTIDLAFLPAGSWAQQGKGTNFILVAGRGVQIVDPYLSIENTTTPAINDEKILIDAMNGYKTFNVAAGEKNVLYVPADAEKAPKAVDATNGYSATLKGVVDGLIEAGKGSLPVVGFYRSYIMAKKDSPIAKKIQEALNQQGKNWKLPWSEVKDLISFAYTSTTSSASYIFPEAWFKKHFEGFKSFKD, from the coding sequence ATGAAAAAAAATAAAAAATTACTATTTTCAGTAGCTACTTTAGGATTGGTAGCCGCATTAGCATCAATACCAGTTGTTGCTGCTTCATGTGCAAAAAACGAAACAAAATCTTTATTAGTTAAAGCAAATGGTTATTCAGACCAAATGACAAAACTTGATTTAGGAACTGCAACTCTAGCTGGAGGATGAGGTGATACAAGATCACTAATTAAAAATGGAGATAACCTAGTAGTTGTTGGTGCAACTGAAGTTATTGCAAACGATGGTGTGCAAGTAAGACCAGATTTAAAAAGAGGTGATGTTGAAGCTATTCAAGCAATTTTAAAAGATGCAATTAAAGATAGAAATGCAGAACAATTACAAATTAAAGGTACAAATGGTAAAAATAAATTTGTATTTGCAGTTTACAATCACAACGATTATTCAACAATCGCTGAAGATGCAAAAATCGCAGTAGATACTGAAGGAACAAAAGTTAATGCTTACCAAACTCCATTAGTTGATGGATCTGATTATTTTGAAAAAACAGATAATGGATATGTTCAAAAAGCAAATTCAGAAACATTCAAAATGCAATTCATCCCTTCAAATGACCCAGCTGAAGTTAGAATTGCTTCACAAGCGTTAGAAAATTACTTAAAAGCAAAAGGTTACAACGTACAAATTACTACAGCAACTGAATATAATACTGCAGCCAATGCTTTAAGATCAAAAACAATTGATTTAGCATTTTTACCAGCAGGTTCATGAGCACAACAAGGAAAAGGAACCAACTTTATTTTGGTAGCAGGAAGAGGAGTGCAAATCGTTGATCCTTACTTATCAATCGAAAATACAACCACACCTGCAATTAATGATGAAAAAATATTAATCGATGCAATGAATGGATATAAAACATTTAACGTTGCAGCAGGAGAAAAAAATGTATTATACGTTCCTGCAGATGCTGAAAAAGCTCCAAAAGCTGTTGATGCAACAAACGGTTATTCAGCAACATTAAAAGGTGTAGTTGATGGACTAATTGAAGCTGGAAAAGGTTCATTACCAGTAGTTGGATTCTACCGTTCATACATTATGGCTAAAAAAGATTCACCAATAGCTAAAAAAATTCAAGAAGCATTAAATCAACAAGGTAAAAATTGAAAATTACCATGAAGCGAAGTAAAAGATTTAATTTCATTTGCATACACTTCAACAACATCTTCTGCATCATACATTTTCCCAGAAGCATGATTCAAAAAACACTTTGAAGGATTTAAATCATTTAAAGATTAG
- the phnC gene encoding phosphonate ABC transporter ATP-binding protein → MQYFKNKKNSLETTEIIATNDWNIDWRDVNKTYPNGKKGLTDVNLSIKQGEFVAIIGLSGAGKTTLLKTVNKINEITTGTLQVGPYNVNDLKGKALRQYRTKVGIVFQGYNLIDNISVLQNVLAARLPQMNSFRSFIGWYKKEDINFAYQCLAKVNILENAYDRAKDLSGGQMQRVALARTLAQKPKIILADEPVGALDPIMAKSVMDGFLLVNKMDKITVVANLHHVDLALQYADRIIGIKKGMVVFDDSWDKVNLEVLKNIYGEQLEQFDSQQFEETKRKRQIIQEEIQTKIKEFK, encoded by the coding sequence ATGCAATATTTCAAAAATAAAAAAAATAGTTTAGAAACTACTGAAATTATTGCAACAAATGACTGAAATATAGATTGACGTGATGTTAATAAAACTTATCCCAACGGTAAGAAAGGTTTAACTGACGTCAATCTTTCTATAAAACAAGGAGAATTTGTTGCAATTATCGGTCTTTCTGGTGCAGGAAAAACTACATTATTAAAAACAGTCAATAAAATAAATGAAATTACAACTGGAACACTACAAGTTGGTCCATATAATGTAAATGATTTAAAAGGTAAAGCTTTAAGACAATATAGAACTAAAGTGGGAATTGTTTTCCAAGGATATAACTTAATTGATAATATCAGTGTTTTACAAAATGTTTTAGCAGCTAGATTACCACAAATGAATTCATTTAGATCATTTATTGGTTGATACAAAAAAGAAGATATTAATTTTGCATATCAATGTTTAGCTAAAGTTAATATTTTAGAAAATGCTTATGATAGAGCAAAAGACTTAAGTGGTGGACAAATGCAACGTGTTGCGTTAGCAAGAACACTGGCTCAAAAACCAAAAATTATTTTAGCAGATGAACCTGTTGGGGCATTAGATCCAATTATGGCTAAGTCTGTTATGGATGGTTTTTTACTGGTAAATAAAATGGATAAAATAACTGTTGTTGCAAACTTACACCATGTTGATTTAGCATTGCAGTATGCTGATAGAATTATTGGTATTAAAAAAGGTATGGTTGTTTTTGATGACAGCTGAGATAAAGTTAATTTAGAAGTATTAAAAAATATTTATGGTGAACAATTAGAACAATTTGATAGTCAACAATTTGAAGAAACAAAAAGAAAAAGACAAATAATTCAAGAAGAAATCCAAACAAAAATTAAGGAATTTAAATAA
- the argF gene encoding ornithine carbamoyltransferase, whose translation MPINLKGRSLDSALNFTTEEVRYVLELSKNLKKSKEQGLHTNNRPLVGKNIAIMFQKDSTRTRCAFEVAAFDLGAGCTYIGPAGSNFGKKESIEDTAKVLGRFYDGIEFRGFKQSDVDALVKYSGVPVWNGLTDAEHPTQMFADYMTMEEHVGNMKGKKVVFAGDIKNNVARSIMIGGAFVGAHVVLCGPEEMFDLIQNGEGFKEVFDKTQELFKRNGGSVTFSSNKLEAAKDADVIYTDVWVSLGEPFEIFGQRIAQLRDFQVDMAMIKAAKENVVFLHCLPAFHDDHTLFSSQIKEEFGAKYPEVATGAMEVTDEVFQSKHNKAFDQAENRMHTIKAIILATIGY comes from the coding sequence ATGCCTATTAATTTAAAAGGTAGAAGTTTAGACTCAGCTTTAAATTTCACAACAGAAGAAGTGAGATACGTTTTAGAATTATCTAAAAACTTAAAAAAATCTAAAGAACAAGGATTACACACAAATAATCGTCCATTAGTTGGAAAAAATATTGCTATAATGTTCCAAAAAGACTCAACAAGAACACGTTGTGCTTTTGAAGTAGCAGCATTTGATTTAGGTGCAGGTTGCACATACATAGGGCCTGCAGGAAGTAACTTTGGTAAAAAAGAATCAATCGAAGATACTGCTAAAGTTTTAGGAAGATTTTACGATGGAATTGAATTCCGTGGATTCAAACAAAGTGATGTTGATGCACTTGTTAAATACTCAGGAGTTCCAGTATGAAATGGACTAACAGATGCTGAACACCCAACACAAATGTTCGCAGACTACATGACAATGGAAGAACATGTAGGAAACATGAAAGGTAAAAAAGTTGTTTTTGCAGGAGATATCAAAAACAACGTTGCACGTTCAATTATGATTGGTGGAGCATTTGTTGGAGCACATGTTGTATTATGTGGACCAGAAGAAATGTTTGACTTAATTCAAAATGGTGAAGGATTCAAAGAAGTATTTGATAAAACACAAGAATTATTTAAACGCAATGGTGGATCAGTTACATTCAGTTCAAATAAATTAGAAGCTGCTAAAGATGCTGACGTTATCTATACAGACGTTTGAGTATCATTAGGAGAACCATTTGAAATTTTTGGACAACGTATTGCTCAATTAAGAGATTTCCAAGTTGATATGGCTATGATTAAAGCTGCTAAAGAAAACGTTGTATTTTTACACTGTTTACCAGCATTCCACGATGATCATACTTTATTCTCAAGTCAAATTAAAGAAGAATTTGGAGCTAAATACCCAGAAGTTGCTACAGGAGCTATGGAAGTAACTGATGAAGTATTCCAATCAAAACACAACAAAGCATTTGATCAAGCCGAAAACCGTATGCACACAATTAAAGCTATTATTCTAGCAACAATAGGATACTAA
- a CDS encoding DHH family phosphoesterase, which yields MLEKQLKEFWNYILDAEYITLFTHIEPDGDTLGSAVALKELILLNSPKIKEVQISGKDYPRNLMFLVDFEPHLVSDEFFKNSLKVVVDTSTKSRIYDKRVITTEAIKIDHHPHENEWLFEIGGDNWPATGQLVAMLIKYLNLKTNDLALEATASAILTDTEFFKERNISQQTFEAMQILFERNLNYGTLLQKMQLNEQETEFIFETCKTKYISKNVSWIVSDEIVTNDLARPLVAKFVEIATTEIAIAFLKRTQGDYRVEIRSKGNFDVSKIAIHFGGGGHHNSSGFIIENNKQITEVISYINNL from the coding sequence ATGTTAGAAAAACAATTAAAAGAATTTTGAAATTACATCTTAGATGCTGAATATATCACCCTATTTACTCATATTGAACCAGATGGTGATACATTAGGAAGTGCTGTTGCATTAAAAGAATTAATTTTACTAAATTCTCCAAAAATTAAAGAAGTTCAAATTTCAGGAAAAGATTATCCGCGTAATTTGATGTTTTTAGTTGATTTTGAACCTCACTTAGTTTCAGATGAATTTTTTAAAAATAGTTTAAAAGTCGTTGTTGATACATCAACTAAATCAAGAATATATGATAAAAGAGTAATAACAACTGAAGCTATTAAAATTGATCACCACCCACACGAAAATGAGTGATTATTTGAAATAGGTGGTGATAATTGGCCTGCAACTGGACAATTGGTTGCAATGTTAATTAAGTATTTAAATTTAAAAACTAATGATTTAGCATTAGAAGCCACTGCTTCTGCTATATTAACTGATACTGAATTTTTTAAAGAAAGAAATATTTCTCAACAAACTTTTGAGGCAATGCAAATTCTTTTTGAAAGAAATTTAAATTACGGTACTTTATTACAAAAAATGCAATTGAACGAACAAGAAACAGAGTTTATTTTTGAAACGTGTAAAACTAAATATATTTCAAAAAATGTTTCATGAATTGTTTCTGACGAAATTGTTACAAATGATTTAGCAAGACCACTAGTTGCTAAATTTGTAGAAATAGCAACAACTGAAATTGCAATTGCATTTTTAAAAAGAACTCAAGGTGATTATCGCGTTGAAATAAGATCAAAAGGAAATTTTGATGTTTCAAAAATAGCAATACATTTCGGTGGCGGTGGACACCATAACTCAAGTGGTTTCATTATTGAAAATAATAAACAAATAACAGAGGTTATTTCATACATAAATAATTTATAA
- the arcC gene encoding carbamate kinase yields the protein MSRIVIALGGNALGNTPNEQKDLVKLPAKKIAELVKAGHEVIIGHGNGPQVGMIFNGFVSAHSVNEKSPLVPLPESGAMSQGYIGYHMISAITNAFLDEGLTNQEALYILTQTLVDKNDPAFKNPTKPIGPFYKTREDAEKSNPNSVIVEDAGRGFRKVVASPLPINFVGINQIKNAISAGATVVVGGGGGIPTIADENGYIDGTDGVIDKDFALAKLASLIQADYFVVLTAIDNVMVNYNKPDQKALKNVTVSELEQYIEEKQFAPGSMLPKVQAAIKFVNEGGKAAFIGDLKDLEDIINEKTGTKITK from the coding sequence ATGTCAAGAATAGTTATTGCTTTAGGTGGAAATGCTTTAGGTAACACACCTAACGAACAAAAAGATTTAGTTAAATTACCAGCTAAAAAAATTGCTGAATTAGTTAAAGCAGGACACGAAGTCATTATCGGTCACGGAAATGGACCACAAGTAGGAATGATTTTTAATGGATTTGTTAGCGCTCATTCAGTAAATGAAAAATCACCTTTAGTTCCATTACCAGAATCAGGAGCTATGAGTCAAGGATACATTGGATACCACATGATTAGTGCTATTACAAATGCTTTCTTAGACGAAGGTTTAACAAATCAAGAAGCTTTATACATTTTAACTCAAACATTAGTTGATAAAAATGACCCAGCTTTCAAAAACCCTACAAAACCAATAGGACCATTTTACAAAACTCGTGAAGATGCAGAAAAATCTAACCCTAATTCAGTTATAGTTGAAGATGCGGGAAGAGGATTTAGAAAAGTAGTTGCTAGTCCTTTACCAATCAACTTTGTTGGAATTAACCAAATTAAAAATGCTATTTCAGCTGGTGCTACCGTTGTAGTTGGTGGTGGAGGTGGAATACCTACAATCGCTGACGAAAATGGTTACATCGACGGTACAGATGGTGTTATTGATAAAGACTTTGCATTAGCAAAATTAGCAAGTTTAATCCAAGCAGATTACTTTGTTGTTTTAACTGCTATTGATAATGTAATGGTAAATTACAACAAACCAGATCAAAAAGCTCTTAAAAATGTTACTGTTTCAGAATTAGAACAATATATCGAAGAAAAACAATTTGCACCAGGAAGTATGTTACCAAAAGTACAAGCTGCAATTAAATTCGTAAATGAAGGTGGAAAAGCAGCGTTTATCGGTGATCTAAAAGATCTTGAAGATATTATTAACGAAAAAACAGGAACAAAAATTACAAAATAA
- a CDS encoding PhnE/PtxC family ABC transporter permease, protein MQKQLFEFKNLCFKLKRAKKSIVNYFSPKFIDINGQKVVKKFPFLFVGTLIISIIVIILLFNKVKPDFQNSKTFGALIANFFNFSNAEIGSKTDITVSDTVVESFRLLWQTISYSILGTILGIFISVPIALLSSKNFIKTPWIYLPMRAFMSILRTIPPVVYAYIIYFILSPSLVASISISIFVASLMAKWLYEDLDTYDVSSYYGLQSIGNKKWIAFKKSILPYLIKRIVSYGFYSFEMVVRFAAILSIIGIATIGQLMADEYAVPNHFGHLSIAIWILIGFMIFLEIFTFLVKKWILDYSAKHPKIDETADFETKLQQLKAQKPKNIYVKISVSILIFVLFIASLFSIEFKTAGAGGLAYFNQGVKELFNPNWSLFTWDSGDNPIILGMEALAISVLASVIGLFLSLILGILASRKVTGLFISLFFKFLIIAIRAIPPFTYALIFLLWQKDSIIWAGTLALGIHSIGMLGKLITESVDKIDDKIFQSLDSVGASMWTKIRVGILKEILPQTLSNFLYRIEINFKSTVVIGAVGACNYGYQIIVYSADIRYWSSLSSYLIFTIVLLLIIEQISNILRKKLINGYFLEENVRIKKYLRIKTLLKSLAIATANKMPFIYDLRSAKFEIAKFNGENINKYFLNQKSYNETTKSQLLEYSQQKQDVHKQYKEIYRTLKNIQKNAFMNNWKENPRKVNNFKIFKKLKYALRAYDKSTSKFFESKAQKV, encoded by the coding sequence ATGCAAAAACAATTATTTGAATTTAAAAACTTATGTTTTAAATTAAAAAGAGCTAAAAAATCAATAGTTAATTATTTTAGTCCTAAATTTATTGATATAAATGGGCAAAAAGTTGTTAAAAAATTTCCATTTTTATTTGTAGGAACTTTAATAATTAGTATTATTGTAATAATATTACTTTTTAATAAAGTTAAACCTGATTTTCAAAATTCAAAAACTTTTGGAGCTTTAATAGCAAATTTCTTTAATTTTAGTAATGCTGAAATAGGAAGTAAAACAGATATAACTGTTTCAGATACTGTTGTAGAAAGTTTTAGATTACTATGACAAACTATTTCTTATTCTATTTTAGGAACAATTTTGGGTATTTTTATAAGTGTTCCTATTGCTTTATTGAGTTCTAAAAACTTTATTAAAACACCGTGAATATACTTACCAATGCGTGCATTTATGAGTATTTTAAGAACAATACCTCCAGTTGTGTATGCTTACATAATTTATTTCATTTTATCACCTTCACTTGTTGCAAGTATTTCTATTTCAATATTTGTAGCTTCATTAATGGCAAAATGACTTTATGAAGATTTAGATACTTATGACGTAAGTAGTTACTATGGTCTTCAATCAATTGGTAATAAAAAATGAATAGCTTTTAAAAAATCTATTCTTCCATACTTAATAAAAAGAATTGTAAGCTATGGATTTTATAGTTTTGAAATGGTTGTTCGTTTTGCTGCAATTTTAAGTATTATTGGAATTGCAACAATTGGACAATTGATGGCAGATGAATATGCTGTGCCAAACCATTTTGGTCATTTATCAATTGCAATTTGAATACTTATTGGATTTATGATTTTCTTAGAAATTTTTACATTTTTAGTTAAAAAATGAATTCTTGATTACTCTGCAAAACATCCAAAAATTGATGAAACTGCAGATTTTGAAACAAAATTACAACAATTAAAAGCTCAAAAACCAAAAAATATTTACGTTAAAATTTCTGTTTCAATTCTTATATTTGTTTTATTTATTGCTTCATTATTTTCAATTGAATTTAAAACAGCAGGAGCTGGTGGACTAGCTTATTTCAATCAAGGTGTAAAAGAATTATTTAATCCAAATTGATCATTATTTACATGAGATAGTGGTGATAATCCAATTATTTTAGGAATGGAAGCTTTAGCTATTTCAGTTTTAGCCAGTGTAATAGGTCTATTTCTAAGTTTAATTTTAGGAATATTAGCTTCAAGAAAAGTTACTGGATTATTTATTTCTTTATTTTTTAAATTCCTAATAATTGCAATTAGAGCAATTCCTCCATTTACATATGCGCTTATTTTCTTGCTTTGACAAAAAGATTCAATTATTTGAGCAGGAACTCTAGCATTGGGAATTCATAGTATCGGAATGCTTGGTAAATTAATTACTGAAAGTGTAGATAAAATAGATGATAAAATTTTCCAATCGCTTGATAGTGTTGGTGCTTCAATGTGAACAAAAATAAGAGTTGGAATTTTAAAAGAAATATTACCTCAAACATTATCTAATTTCTTATACAGAATTGAAATTAACTTTAAATCTACAGTTGTTATAGGTGCTGTGGGAGCATGTAATTATGGTTATCAAATTATCGTTTATTCAGCTGATATTCGTTATTGAAGTTCTTTAAGTTCATATCTAATATTTACAATAGTTTTATTATTAATAATTGAGCAAATTTCTAATATTTTAAGAAAAAAATTAATTAATGGTTACTTCTTAGAAGAAAATGTTCGTATAAAAAAATATTTAAGAATTAAAACTTTACTTAAATCACTTGCAATTGCAACTGCAAATAAAATGCCATTTATTTATGATTTAAGAAGTGCAAAATTTGAAATCGCAAAATTTAATGGTGAAAATATTAATAAATATTTCTTAAATCAAAAATCATACAATGAAACTACAAAATCACAATTATTGGAATATTCACAACAAAAACAAGATGTCCATAAACAATACAAAGAAATTTATAGAACATTAAAAAATATTCAAAAAAATGCTTTTATGAATAATTGAAAAGAAAATCCACGTAAGGTAAATAATTTTAAAATATTTAAAAAATTAAAATATGCATTAAGAGCTTATGATAAATCAACTTCAAAATTCTTTGAAAGCAAAGCACAGAAAGTTTAA
- a CDS encoding FAD-dependent oxidoreductase: MKIVLIGANHAGTSFLRTLKTVNPNAEITAYDRNDNVSFLGCGIAVWVSGMFEDPKGLFYSNPDILKNEYGVNLKTNHEVIKIDREKKQLIVKYLKTNREFKDTYDKLVFAGGTWPIEPNFPGREYKNIVLSKLFQHAQEIVQRANDDKIQNVVVVGAGYIGVELVEAFVQKGKKVTLIDLQERVAPNYFDKEFTDIMEQNMVKDGVNLHLGESVKEFKSKDGINVSTVVTNKGEYDADLVILSIGFKPNTIALNDVEKVPNGAIVVDEFNRSVTDKDIYAIGDSCALLNKVTNKPTHTALATNAVKSGLIAALNLANVNVGFPGVVGTNAINVFNCHYASTGLTKQMALKSGFSSEEVAEVYWEDNDRPEFMNDFEKVACKIVYNPKTLQLIGVQIGSWGKAIHTEVIYMFALALQKNLTLPEIALTDVYFLPHFNKPFNFFLVPMLKALGIDYKA; this comes from the coding sequence ATGAAAATTGTTTTAATCGGTGCAAACCATGCTGGGACAAGTTTTTTAAGAACTTTAAAAACTGTCAATCCAAACGCTGAAATAACTGCATATGATAGAAATGATAATGTTTCATTTCTAGGATGTGGAATTGCAGTTTGAGTAAGTGGAATGTTTGAAGATCCAAAAGGTTTATTTTATTCAAACCCCGACATTTTAAAAAATGAATATGGTGTTAATTTAAAAACAAATCACGAAGTTATTAAAATAGATAGAGAGAAAAAACAACTAATTGTTAAATATTTAAAAACAAATCGCGAATTTAAAGATACATATGATAAATTAGTGTTCGCAGGAGGAACTTGACCTATTGAACCTAATTTCCCTGGAAGAGAATATAAAAATATTGTTTTATCAAAATTATTCCAACATGCTCAAGAAATAGTACAAAGAGCAAATGACGATAAAATCCAAAATGTAGTAGTTGTTGGTGCTGGATACATTGGAGTTGAATTAGTTGAAGCATTTGTTCAAAAAGGAAAAAAAGTTACTTTAATAGACTTACAAGAAAGAGTAGCACCAAATTACTTTGACAAAGAGTTTACTGATATCATGGAACAAAACATGGTAAAAGATGGTGTTAATTTACATTTAGGTGAATCTGTTAAAGAATTTAAAAGTAAAGACGGAATTAATGTTTCAACTGTTGTAACTAATAAAGGTGAATATGATGCTGATTTAGTTATTTTATCAATTGGATTTAAACCAAATACAATTGCACTAAATGATGTAGAAAAGGTACCAAATGGTGCTATTGTTGTTGATGAATTCAATAGAAGTGTAACAGATAAAGATATTTATGCAATTGGTGATTCATGTGCTTTATTAAATAAAGTAACAAATAAACCAACTCATACTGCATTAGCAACTAACGCAGTAAAAAGTGGTTTAATCGCTGCATTAAATTTAGCTAATGTAAACGTTGGATTCCCAGGAGTTGTAGGTACAAACGCTATTAATGTATTTAACTGTCACTATGCATCAACTGGGTTAACAAAACAAATGGCTTTAAAATCTGGATTTAGTAGTGAAGAAGTTGCTGAAGTTTACTGAGAAGATAATGACAGACCAGAATTTATGAATGATTTTGAAAAAGTTGCATGTAAAATTGTTTATAATCCAAAAACTTTACAATTAATTGGAGTACAAATTGGTAGTTGAGGAAAAGCAATTCACACAGAAGTTATTTATATGTTTGCTTTAGCTTTACAAAAAAATCTTACTCTACCAGAAATAGCATTAACAGACGTTTATTTCTTACCGCATTTTAACAAACCATTTAACTTTTTCTTAGTTCCAATGCTAAAAGCATTAGGTATTGATTACAAAGCCTAA